One genomic window of Stigmatella ashevillena includes the following:
- a CDS encoding type I polyketide synthase yields the protein MSEETAVDAGRGIAIIGMAGRFPGALSVDAFWRNLCQGVEARSVLSGEELEAAGVDRSTWTRSDYVPAAFLLEGVELFDASFFGLNPREAEVMDPQHRLLSECAWEALDRAGYGAPQYRGNVAIFAGSGTNEYLRNNLAERPELFRSVEGLILLGNDEDCMATRAAFLLDLRGPAINVHTACSSSLVALHLACQSLRAGESDLALAGGVRINVPQRRGYVFSPDGISSPDGHCRAFDEKAEGTVSGSGVGIVVLKRLADALEDGDFIHAVILESAINNDGASKVGFTAPSVDGQVAAISEAIAMANVEPGTIQYIEAHGTGTALGDPIEIAALNQVFQGLPPKTCAIGSVKTNIGHMDAAAGVAGLIKTALALQHRQIPASLHFTRPNPKIDFDGGPFYVNQTLREWRAGEAPRRAGVSSFGIGGTNAHAVLEEAPALDESAPGRPSQLLVLSARGKRALEEATSNLAAHLEMHPDVNLADLAYTLQVGRKRFECRRVLVCRTVEEARQALAARDPQRLLTQTQDVSTRPVAFLFPGQGTQSVDMGRGLYETEPVFRKHVDDCCEKLVAPLGFDLRECLYPSEARREEASKRLLQTSAAQPALFVIEYALARLWMSLGLKPEAMIGHSLGEYVAACLAGVFSLEDALQLVAYRGQLLQKLPSGAMLSIHLSEKEAQGLLAPGVSLAAVNAPSLCVLSGPMDAMEALEAELVLRKIGHRRLHTSHAFHSGMMDPILEAFAERMHRIKLSPPRIPYVSSLTGTWITAAAATSPRYWVDHLRQPVRFGDGVDTLLEEPHRVFVEVGPGHGLSTLLRSRAGAEAHRVAVSSLHRFPEAQEDRPFFLGAVGQLWLAGAEVNWPKLHADEHRRRIPLPAYPFQRERYWVEPQPKAEQERAKAGARQKRADLAEWFYVPDWKRRPLSAGAMRKVKPGSRWMVFLDPTGIGQRLVQKLEAGGAEVTCVARGAEFSRRSERRFELAPGQQAHYRMLGEELQRMGGLPEHVVHLWGVSPGQDGQAEETALRSQQELGFYSVLFLSQAFAEHLGEQSLQLDVVSHGTQDVTGEEVLSPGKAMVLGLCAVIPQEHPAMRCRSIDIELPEAGGEERLSAHLFQEVLSEVRDHGVAYRGHRRWVEFYEPVRLGDPGQDRGLLRERGVYLLTGGLGRMGLVLAEHLGAVIQARLVLVGRSFFPERADWEAWLQKHGEAEETSQKIRRLLALEQQGAEVLVARADISQPAEVEALLAKVQARFGGLNGVVHGAATTGTEVVLPIREADPSACENQFNSKIHGLRVLRDALRGRALDFVLLQSSLASILGGFGFCAYSAANRFLDALAALEGRRGSTRWISVNWDGWQFGGAGQERKLGAGQPGVLPMSASEGVAAFQRILSGDEASNWVVSAEALESRLAVWVQQKGSPRTALEKSLEVASAHKRPDLPTEYVAPRDELETEIAGIWAELLGVQQVGIHDSFFQLGGHSLLGMQLLSRIREQLNGDIPLRSLFETPTVAGLALLIVQQRASLVDGDALSLLLAEIEQAS from the coding sequence ATGAGTGAGGAAACCGCAGTGGATGCTGGCCGTGGGATCGCCATCATCGGGATGGCCGGGCGCTTCCCGGGGGCCCTGAGCGTCGATGCGTTCTGGCGCAACCTGTGCCAGGGCGTGGAAGCACGCTCGGTGCTGAGCGGTGAGGAACTGGAGGCGGCCGGGGTGGATCGCTCCACCTGGACGCGTTCTGATTACGTCCCCGCGGCCTTTCTCCTGGAGGGCGTGGAGCTGTTCGACGCCTCCTTCTTTGGTCTCAACCCAAGGGAGGCGGAGGTCATGGATCCTCAGCACCGCCTCCTGAGCGAGTGCGCCTGGGAGGCCCTGGATCGGGCGGGTTATGGCGCCCCTCAGTACCGGGGCAACGTGGCGATCTTCGCGGGCTCCGGAACCAATGAGTACCTGCGGAACAACCTGGCGGAGCGGCCCGAGCTGTTCCGTTCCGTGGAGGGGTTGATCCTTCTTGGGAACGATGAGGACTGCATGGCCACCCGGGCCGCGTTCCTGCTGGATCTCCGGGGGCCGGCCATCAACGTCCACACGGCCTGTTCGAGCTCGCTCGTGGCGCTCCACCTCGCTTGCCAGAGCCTGCGCGCGGGCGAGTCCGATCTGGCCCTGGCCGGTGGGGTCCGGATCAACGTTCCCCAACGAAGAGGCTACGTGTTCTCGCCGGACGGGATCTCTTCGCCCGATGGGCACTGCCGGGCGTTCGATGAGAAGGCGGAGGGGACCGTCAGTGGTTCGGGCGTGGGCATCGTGGTGCTCAAGCGCCTGGCGGATGCGCTGGAGGACGGGGACTTCATCCACGCGGTCATCCTTGAGTCAGCCATCAACAACGATGGGGCCTCGAAGGTGGGGTTCACAGCCCCCAGCGTCGATGGCCAGGTGGCGGCCATCTCCGAGGCCATCGCCATGGCCAACGTGGAGCCCGGGACGATCCAGTACATCGAGGCCCACGGAACGGGGACGGCGCTCGGGGATCCCATCGAGATTGCCGCCCTCAACCAGGTGTTCCAGGGGTTGCCCCCGAAGACGTGCGCCATCGGCTCGGTGAAGACCAACATCGGCCACATGGATGCGGCGGCGGGGGTCGCGGGCCTCATCAAGACGGCACTGGCGCTGCAACACCGGCAGATCCCCGCCAGCCTGCACTTCACCCGGCCGAACCCGAAGATCGACTTCGACGGGGGGCCCTTCTACGTCAATCAGACCCTCCGCGAGTGGCGCGCGGGTGAGGCGCCTCGGCGTGCCGGGGTCAGCTCGTTCGGCATCGGAGGGACCAACGCCCACGCCGTGCTGGAAGAGGCGCCTGCCCTCGATGAATCCGCACCTGGACGGCCCTCTCAGTTGTTGGTGCTGTCCGCCCGGGGCAAGCGGGCGCTGGAGGAAGCTACGTCGAACCTGGCGGCACATCTGGAGATGCATCCGGATGTGAACCTGGCGGATCTGGCCTACACCCTTCAGGTGGGGCGGAAGCGCTTCGAGTGCCGGCGGGTGCTGGTCTGCCGGACCGTCGAGGAGGCACGGCAGGCCCTGGCCGCACGCGATCCGCAGCGGCTCCTCACGCAGACCCAGGACGTGTCCACACGCCCGGTCGCGTTCCTTTTCCCCGGTCAAGGCACGCAGTCCGTGGACATGGGGCGTGGGCTCTACGAGACAGAGCCCGTCTTCCGCAAGCACGTGGATGACTGCTGCGAGAAGCTCGTGGCGCCGCTGGGTTTCGATCTGCGGGAGTGCCTATATCCCTCCGAGGCGCGGCGCGAGGAGGCCAGCAAGAGGCTGCTACAGACCTCGGCCGCTCAGCCCGCGCTCTTCGTGATTGAGTACGCGCTGGCCCGGCTCTGGATGTCGCTGGGACTCAAGCCTGAGGCCATGATCGGCCACAGCCTCGGTGAGTATGTCGCGGCCTGTCTGGCCGGGGTCTTCTCGCTCGAGGATGCCTTGCAGTTGGTGGCTTACCGGGGGCAGCTCCTGCAGAAGCTGCCCAGCGGCGCGATGCTCTCCATCCACCTGTCCGAGAAGGAGGCGCAGGGCCTGTTGGCACCGGGGGTGTCGCTCGCCGCGGTCAATGCGCCCTCTCTCTGTGTGCTGTCCGGGCCCATGGACGCGATGGAGGCCCTGGAGGCGGAGTTGGTCCTCCGGAAGATCGGGCATCGGAGGCTGCATACCTCCCACGCGTTCCACTCGGGGATGATGGATCCCATTCTCGAGGCGTTCGCGGAGCGGATGCATCGAATCAAGCTTTCGCCCCCTCGGATCCCCTATGTCTCCAGCCTGACGGGGACCTGGATCACGGCGGCGGCGGCCACCAGTCCACGCTACTGGGTGGACCATCTGCGGCAGCCCGTTCGCTTTGGCGATGGCGTGGACACGCTGTTGGAGGAACCACACCGGGTCTTCGTGGAGGTGGGCCCTGGGCACGGGTTGAGTACCTTGCTCCGGAGCAGGGCGGGGGCCGAGGCCCATCGTGTGGCCGTCTCCTCCTTGCACCGCTTCCCAGAGGCTCAGGAGGATCGTCCTTTCTTCCTGGGCGCGGTGGGACAGCTGTGGCTCGCGGGCGCTGAGGTCAACTGGCCGAAGCTGCATGCGGACGAGCATCGGAGGCGGATTCCTCTACCGGCCTATCCCTTTCAACGGGAGCGCTATTGGGTCGAGCCTCAGCCGAAAGCGGAGCAGGAGCGAGCCAAGGCCGGAGCGCGGCAGAAGAGGGCCGATCTCGCGGAGTGGTTCTATGTGCCGGACTGGAAGCGTCGGCCCCTGTCTGCGGGAGCGATGCGGAAGGTGAAGCCCGGCTCGCGCTGGATGGTCTTCTTGGACCCTACCGGCATCGGCCAGCGGCTGGTGCAGAAGTTGGAAGCGGGGGGCGCCGAGGTCACCTGCGTTGCCCGCGGCGCGGAATTCTCAAGGCGGAGTGAGAGGAGGTTCGAGCTGGCTCCGGGGCAGCAGGCCCACTACCGGATGCTGGGCGAGGAACTCCAACGCATGGGGGGACTTCCCGAGCATGTCGTGCACCTCTGGGGCGTCTCACCCGGGCAGGATGGGCAGGCCGAGGAAACGGCATTGCGGAGCCAGCAGGAGCTTGGCTTCTACAGTGTGCTCTTCCTGAGCCAGGCGTTTGCGGAACATCTGGGGGAGCAATCGCTCCAGCTCGATGTGGTCTCTCATGGCACTCAGGACGTCACCGGCGAGGAGGTGCTCTCGCCTGGGAAAGCCATGGTGCTGGGGCTCTGCGCGGTGATCCCTCAGGAACACCCGGCGATGCGTTGCCGGAGCATCGACATCGAGCTGCCCGAAGCGGGTGGAGAGGAGCGGCTGAGTGCGCACCTCTTTCAAGAAGTGCTCTCGGAGGTGCGGGACCACGGGGTGGCTTACCGTGGGCACCGGCGTTGGGTGGAGTTCTACGAGCCTGTGCGGCTTGGAGACCCGGGGCAGGACCGTGGGCTTCTGCGCGAGCGCGGCGTCTACCTGCTCACGGGCGGGTTGGGCCGGATGGGCCTTGTTCTGGCCGAGCACCTCGGGGCGGTGATCCAGGCCCGGTTGGTGCTCGTCGGGAGATCGTTCTTCCCTGAGCGGGCAGACTGGGAAGCGTGGCTCCAGAAACATGGAGAGGCGGAGGAGACATCCCAGAAGATCCGGCGGTTGCTTGCCCTGGAGCAACAGGGCGCGGAGGTTCTGGTCGCTCGCGCGGATATCTCACAGCCTGCGGAGGTGGAGGCGTTGCTGGCGAAGGTGCAGGCGCGCTTTGGTGGGTTGAATGGTGTGGTGCATGGCGCGGCAACCACCGGCACCGAGGTGGTCCTCCCCATCCGGGAGGCGGACCCGTCGGCGTGCGAGAATCAGTTCAACTCCAAGATCCACGGCCTGCGGGTCCTGCGGGATGCGCTGCGCGGGAGAGCGCTCGACTTCGTCCTGCTGCAATCCTCTCTGGCCTCGATCCTGGGTGGCTTTGGTTTCTGCGCCTACTCCGCGGCGAACCGCTTCCTGGATGCTCTGGCGGCCTTGGAGGGCCGGAGAGGCTCCACCCGCTGGATCAGCGTGAATTGGGACGGCTGGCAGTTTGGCGGCGCGGGGCAAGAGCGGAAGCTGGGGGCTGGACAGCCGGGCGTATTGCCCATGAGCGCCTCGGAAGGCGTGGCGGCGTTTCAGCGCATCCTGAGTGGGGACGAAGCGTCGAACTGGGTGGTCTCGGCGGAGGCGCTCGAGTCCCGGCTGGCGGTTTGGGTCCAGCAGAAGGGCTCCCCGAGGACGGCACTGGAGAAGTCGCTGGAGGTGGCGTCCGCTCACAAGAGGCCGGATCTGCCTACCGAGTATGTGGCGCCCCGGGATGAGCTCGAGACGGAGATCGCGGGGATCTGGGCAGAGTTGCTGGGAGTCCAGCAGGTGGGCATCCACGACTCGTTCTTCCAGTTGGGAGGCCACTCGTTGCTGGGGATGCAGCTCTTGTCGCGGATCCGCGAGCAGTTGAATGGGGATATCCCCCTGCGGAGCCTGTTCGAGACCCCTACGGTTGCAGGGCTCGCGCTGCTCATCGTCCAGCAGCGAGCCAGCCTCGTGGATGGCGACGCGTTGAGCTTGCTTTTGGCGGAAATAGAGCAGGCCAGCTAG